A genome region from Erigeron canadensis isolate Cc75 chromosome 3, C_canadensis_v1, whole genome shotgun sequence includes the following:
- the LOC122591278 gene encoding uncharacterized protein LOC122591278: MGGSAASTLVFCLVIFHLVSAALAADADAEDGLLINGDFETAPSGGFGDDGVGDSPNAVPNWKLNGTVELVASGQKQGGMILIVPEGRHAVRLGNDAQISQEVKLEKGEIYSITFSASRTCAQLESLNVSVPPASQNIDLQTLYSVQGWDTYAWAFQADQEDAHVVFTNPGMEDDPTCGPIIDDIAIKKLFVPTKPKDNAVLNGDFEEGPWMFRNASLGVLLPTNLDEETSSLPGWIVESNRAVRYINSYHFSVPGGKRALELLSGKEGIISQMVPTTPNKPYRMSFSLGHAGDSCKQPLAVMAFAGDQAENIHYTPNANSTFQTADVNFTAKAERTRVAFYSVYYNTRSDDMSSLCGPVVDDIRVVVSAGFRDAGWSVLRFGFMVVVMLFMV; the protein is encoded by the exons GCTTATTAATCAATGGTGATTTCGAGACAGCACCGTCTGGAGGCTTCGGTGATGATGGCGTCGGCGACAGCCCCAATGCCGTTCCAAACTGGAAGCTAAACGGTACAGTGGAGCTAGTGGCGTCGGGCCAGAAACAAGGTGGAATGATCCTCATTGTACCAGAAGGAAGACATGCAGTGAGGCTAGGCAATGATGCACAGATCAGCCAAGAAGTGAAACTAGAAAAAGGCGAGATCTACTCGATAACGTTCAGTGCGTCTCGCACGTGTGCCCAGCTTGAGTCACTAAACGTGTCGGTTCCACCAGCCTCACAAAACATTGATCTTCAAACGTTGTATAGTGTCCAAGGATGGGATACCTACGCATGGGCGTTTCAGGCGGACCAAGAAGATGCCCATGTCGTTTTTACAAATCCCGGCATGGAAGATGACCCCACTTGTGGTCCCATCATCGATGACATTGCCATTAAAAAGCTTTTTGTACCAACAAAACCAAAAg ATAATGCAGTTTTAAATGGAGACTTTGAAGAAGGCCCGTGGATGTTTAGAAATGCTTCCCTAGGAGTTCTACTCCCAACCAACCTGGATGAAGAAACTTCATCTTTGCCCGGTTGGATAGTTGAGTCTAACCGAGCAGTCCGTTACATTAACTCATACCATTTCTCAGTGCCTGGAGGAAAACGGGCCCTTGAATTACTTTCCGGTAAAGAAGGCATAATTTCACAAATGGTGCCAACCACCCCAAACAAGCCTTATAGAATGTCATTCTCACTTGGCCATGCTGGAGACTCGTGCAAGCAACCACTAGCAGTAATGGCCTTTGCGGGTGACCAAGCTGAGAATATACACTATACCCCCAATGCTAATTCCACATTCCAAACTGCAGACGTGAATTTTACGGCCAAGGCTGAGAGGACGCGGGTGGCATTCTATAGTGTGTATTACAACACCCGGAGTGATGATATGAGCTCTTTATGTGGACCCGTGGTGGACGATATAAGGGTGGTTGTTTCTGCAGGTTTTAGGGATGCAGGATGGTCTGTTTTAAGGTTCGGATTTATGGTTGTGGTTATGTTGTTTATGGTTTAG